The Megalobrama amblycephala isolate DHTTF-2021 linkage group LG18, ASM1881202v1, whole genome shotgun sequence genome segment tgcacCCAGCAGAGCAAAACGAATATtgcgttacaatattgcgttactccctaaaagttactttacttttgcattactttttctcacctgggctgggcttgtttgtttgttttttaataacaacaaaaagttttgacaaatgttaaaggtgccctagattcaaaaattgaatttacctcggcatagttgaataacaagagttcagtacatggaaatgacatacagtgagtctcaaactccattgtttcctccttcttatataaatctcatttgtttaaaagacctccaaagaacagttacgtaacagtcggggtgtacacccccaatatctgcatatgccagcccatgttcccaacattatgaaaggcattagacaagggcagaacgtctggatctgtgcagagctgaatcaacagactaggtaagcaagcaaggacaatagcaaaaaatggcagatggagcaataataactgacatgattcatgataacatgatatttttagtgatatttgtaaattgtctttctaaatgtttcattagcatgttgctaatgtattgttaaatgtggttaaagttaccatcgtttcttactgtattcacggagacaagagccgtcgctattttcaattttaaacacttgcagtctgtataattcataaacacaacttcattctttataaatctatccaacagtgtagcattagccgttagccacggagtatatagcctcaaactctgtaaacatcaaaatacttacgcgattagacatgctgcatgatgaacactttgtaaagatccgttttgagggttatattagctgtttgaacttttttttatgttgtttaaggcaagcgtgagctcttggggcgtggagcaccagatttaaagggccacacaccctgaatcggctcatttctaattatgccccaaaataggcagttaaaaaaatgaataaaaaaaaatctatggggtattttgagctgaaacttcacagacacattcaggggacaccttagacttatattacatcttttaaaaaaaagttctagggcacctttaagggttTGTGCAATATTCCGAGATTGCCTTTcagtgtttttattcattttgagaaatactgaatctgtttttgtgcaagtgacatgagtaaatgctcacatttagtctagatcTACAATAAGCATCATATTCACATAGCgtacacaacacctctgcacttacaatttctctcaacatggggacaggagaactgtcagtcaatacatgggaaaataaagtaacttagatattttgttgtaaatttaaaagtaatgcgttactttactagttacttgaaaaaagtaatctgattacgtaactcgaattacttgtaatgcgacgccatccctgcagcactctattTCGAGCAATCTGAAACATAAAGCAAGATAACACAGGATTCCATACAcccagggtttagaatgacccaggttTAACTagttcaagtgtgaaaagccctattgTTTACCTTTCTGATGTTTGCGCTGCAGAAGAATTTTAACAGTAGTTTCGGCAGCTCCCTTGAGGTGTAGTGTCTGCAGGTTGAGGCCTCTGGGAGACCCCCGCAGTGTCGATGGTGTGGCCCTAACTGAGCGACCCCTGACCTGTTCCGCAGCACACTGATCCACAGAATGCCTCTTGTTTTTCAGGACACATAAAAACAAACGTTGTAACTCTGgacttgtttaaatatcattctATTAAAGAGTAACATCAATGAgacaataaaaaacattttaagtagTACAGTGAGTCTCTTGAAAAAGAAGATACATACAACTCCTCTGTTCAGTTGCTGTCCTCCATCCTCAAATGATGCAGAATTGATATCAATTGCACTTTCTGTTTATTCAAAGtaaacaatgttattttttttttaatcacaataaGGGGtggaattaaaatataaatacactaACATCCACTAACCACTAACATCCAATTTCACCCTAAAATAAATACATCTCAGCAGCATTTGCATCCTATAATATAACTGAAATTGGCTACAATTCTTTAAATTGGAAAAAGGAAATTGCAAATATATCGTCACCTTTGCACACCAAGCAGCAAGTGTCCGGGACTGACACTGGTGAGGAGCATGTAATGGGCTGACAGGTTTTCAATGCACAGAATATATTTccattctttaatgaaaaagaagaaaatgtaaaaaaaaaaaaaaaaaacagcactgcAACATCAGTGTCTGACAATATTGGACAATTTATTGTGTTAATAATGCTATTtgctcattttttaaattgatgCCAAATGAGTCCAGAAAATATCTCAATAACATATGCAACTTATGAAGGAGACATAACCTTTTGAAATGGTACATGATTTcatttattgtaataaaattttaacCATAAACCCAAAATTAATGAAGACGTTATTCTTAAAATGcttaatttgttttttctgtgtgtCTGTTCCTGAAACCATGTAGTTATTTGGGTAATGAATTCTCATCTGCAGTTATGACTATGGAAAAAGCATTGTGTTTACTGagcattatatttatatttcatttttaaagcagACGCTTTTCTTCAAAATGACTAACATTGCATTCAAAGTATACATGGAACCCATAATCTTGGCATTGCTAGCACTACGCTCTACTGAAATTCTGCATTTTCACCTGTTCTCTCACTCAGTCTTTCAGAACactataaaaactttaaacgaTTTTTAAACTTATTGTGGTTAGATCCCTATGTTCGCAAGAGAGATGAGAGATGTACTATGGTGAATGCAACAACAATGAATGCAAAAACATACTTACAGAGCAAGTGCACATGACGCACTGGTTCGACTGACGGGATGGGAAGAGCTCATGGTTGGCAAAGGTTTCCCCTGTTTGGTAAATGCTTCCATTATACCTACAGGTTTTAATGGGTGCCCGCAGACCAGCAGGAGTTCTGTGCTCATCTGATTATGAGAATAGTCATAATATGCATAAGTCAGAcggtttaaataaaaatgtaccaGAATCATGCATATTAATTTATTGAACCACCACATAAAAAATGTGATGCGATACCTGCACAACGAGGGCAACACTGCTGTGAGTTAGTCACTGGATTTTCACATCGCAGCACAGGGCATTTGATGCTGTTGCATTTCACATGACCTAACTGTACATACACCCACATGAGAGTAGACGGAAACACTGAGACATTACACACAGTATGTGCATTTGACAAGTGCATGCACACAATTCATGAATGATCAACTGCATCCTTTAACTAAAAAACTATGGCATTATAAAACTTAAAACAGTAATTAGGCTTAAAAAAGTTGGATACATACTTCTGTGCAAGTACAGCGCATGCAGAACATGAATCCAAAGGGCTCCAAATAGGGATGCCAGCTTTCACCTGGCCTGTATGTCTTCTctttaaaagtgcaaaaaacatCTGACACTGCATGCAACACAAACACATAATCATTTCATTGCTGGGATTTATAtcaagaatgtttaaattccagaaatattacattttctgaTAAAGctatagctttaaaaaaaaaaaaaaaacttgacatttttacagtttatttagCCATTTTACATGGTActaagatatttattaaaaagacaaataaagagaaaaaaaaattaatattcacTAGAACCTACAAATATATTGAGGgagaattaatatataattagcAAACATGGATGGGGAGACCAAAACAacgaataaataaaataaaataaaataaaataaaataaaataaaataaggttattggatttttgttgttttcctttaaaaaaatgtctatAATAATCTCATTGTCTACACATATGTTAATAAAGGATACAATAGACACCTACTTTCATGACTTTAAAAATACTGAAAGCGCCGTTAAAAAGGAACTTGTATTATGTAACTTCATCACAGCATTTTCACAGTCGTATGGCTGGTAGAAGGATGCATCGAAGTGTGATGCCCATTTACTAATAAAATATTCTTTGATGGAATCACTTACTTTTTCCTGGTCGTATTGCCTCTGTTTCACCCTGAACGAAGCATCGAATTATGACCAAAATGAAAAGATGTCTCAAGTAGTTCATTCTTTTCTTCATATTCCAGAAAACTCTGGACATGCACGATTTGTCTTCTCAAACTTCTCCGCACTTTATAACTACGATGGTCTGTGGGAGTTTCTACAGCGCCTCTAGGTTTTTATCAAAAGCGCCTCCTACAGGAAAACCAACTTGTTCGCTGTCTTGTACAAACATTATTTAAACATCTTTACAAACAATGAATGTTTAGTTATGAAAAAAAGTGAACTTCTGGATATTATCAGCAAGCATTTGGATataaggataaaaaaataaatgaaatctgaTATTGAAATCTGATATTATTCGGatatgttaaaaaatatatatttttaatttactaaataataaaagcttttatgtAATAAAGATAAAAGCAAGCATGGCACATTTATAAGtaaaattttttaattatgtaattattttctGGAGCTGCTTACCTGTTGTTATTGTTAGTCctattgtaaatatattaaaatgaaacgTGTAAtgacattaatatatatatatatatatatatatatatatatatatatatatatatatatataacctacTCATTGAGTTCctactcatttaaaatatatatatatatatatatatatatatatatatatatatatatatatatatatagcatatcaGCATACTGCACATTTGGATTTAATCACATAAATATGCTATTATTCTgatatgtttatttaatattttttaatgtatttttatactatttttatgtaataaataataaaagcttgtatgtaataaaaatatatatataccacgGCATAATTACTACATGTAAAATTATGTAAGGgtgtaataataatgttataaataataataataataataatgttttgggAGCAGCTTATACATTGTTATTGTTAGTCCTGttgtaaatatattaacattaaaattgaCAGTGGTATTATAAAATTACTCAGAGTTCCagtcagtttttttaaattcttttcattttcatttcttttcttcacctttcaaaacattaacattCCATAATGACAAAAGCTAAAATATTTCAGGTAAAAATATgagataattaaaaaaaaaaaaaaaacactttctgcAAATTACcaatcatatatatttattttattgtgtcaAAACACTCAAAAGACCTAACAATCTAACTCTTGCCATAATAAAATAACCAGTGACCAAATCTTGATATGAAAAAGGCTTCTTTGAGGCAATCCCTAAGGGAATATACTGAATATGAGGTAAAACAAATACCTCTAAAAATGTAAGTTTTCAGCACATGATGAGAATAAATAACCCAAACTCTATATATCTGACAGAAATGACATATActgtttatttgtaattaatacaaaaaaaatcacaatttgtCACCATCTCTCCAATATCTTAATAGTGATTAAGTAAGTCTCCAGTAAACTGATTCATGAAAAAGCAGAAAGTAAAGCACCTGTTAGTTTAGATTACATGTCTTCTCAGTCTCAATCTGTGCTGCTTGTTCCACTCTTTTCAAATGGGCCGTCCTGTACTTCCTTTTCATGTCCTTCAGCAAAGTTAGTGCTTCTTCATATTCTCTCTTACAAATATCATTCCCTCCTTTAAGTACATTATCTGGATAGAGAATATATGAAGCTGCATTTAATATTGTTCAATGAGCAAGGCTACATTAAATTtcaatttattcatattaaaagtAGTTTGGAGGTTTCCTAGATGCCATATCCACAATCATTGCACTGAAGTTCATTTATGCAGCGCAACACACTAGCAATCTGTTAAGTGTTGAAATAATAGAGGAACAGCTGCAGAGCCAAATAGAGCATTTCAAAGTAAACAGTGCCGCACAATCACTATAACATCTCTGCAGTGACCTGCTAGTTAATGATGACATTTATTTGCGTGCTCAGTTGGAAAATATGTCCTCTGAAATAGCATCTCTAGGCTTGACTTGCTTAATTACACTAAGGTTCCATCTtggttttgtcattttaataaataagtgTAAGTCAAGCCTGCTATAAAATGACAAAGGAAGCATCTGTTACCTAAGGGAACTTTGCTTATTGTTTTCGTCTCCTTTATTTGGGTGAGAAGTTCCTCAACTTTTTCTCCCTTAGACTTCTTTGGTCCCAAAGGTGGCAGATTTCTAATCTGTGAAAAGAATGTTCCTGCTGTGTTATTCATAAAAGATGACCCAGGATTCAATAATGGCATTAATATCTAATTCGGTTTACATGCTGACTGCACAGTATAGAGCCAATGAATGACCACTGACCCTTTTCTCTCTTTCGGTGTACGGCTTCTGAGGAAGCTCCAGATTTGCTTTAGAATCTCTGTACACAAGCAGGTTCTTGAGCGTGTGCTCCAAAACCCTAACGGCATGTTGAATTCCTGCGTCAAGAGAAATAAAtgacaacacaaacaaacaaatcggCACTGATTCAAACAAAGCAACAGGTCAACCAAAGAGTTTAAGAAAAATTCTTACCAGAAATCTCAGGCATTTCTGGTTCAGATGAGTCATCAAGCAAGATTTCGTAACCAATCAGTTTTTCTGGACATGCTATGGCTTTTTTCATCTCCAGGTTGGTTTCCTTTGCATCCATCCAGCTCTTCTTGGTATTCAGATTCATTTAGGCCATTAATctagaaaatgaaataaaacaaaaaagttttctAACATGCACATCGCACAAGTCTTGATGTGTAGATTTAGGTACAAAAAATACCTCTGTCACAAAGAACGGCTTCTGCGTTTTGATTCGTCTCAAAGGATGTGTCTGCACTTGTCAAGTCTAAATGCTCCTGGGCCATGGCAATGTCTTCCTCTTCTTCAATGCTTATTTGAGACGATAAGCCAAATACATGCATTAATCCATACTCTGAGGGTAGAGGACTATCTTCTCCAATAATTTTCTTTGGGCAGAGTGGTTCTGTAGCATTTTGATTTGCCACGATCGAAGGAAATTTTGGAACATTTGTAGTTCTCACCTGAAAATGTAAGTGGAAGGTTAAACTGCTTTCTGAAAAGGTttacttcaaaaacattaaaggtcccgttcttcgtgatcccatgtttcaaactttagttagtgtgtaatgttgttgttagagtataaataaaatctgtaaaattttaaagctcaaagttcaatgccaagcgagatattttatttaacagaagtcgcctacatcgaacggccagtttggactacatccctctacttccttctttaatgacgtcactaaaacagttttttgactaacctctgcccacaggaatacacaagagttgcgtttgtagagtgtgtttgtcgccatgtcgtcgaaacgctgttattttcatcccgcagtccaatcaccgggtctgattccggctcaaattgatagggtaaaattaaagacatgtttacaataacactgagcgcgtgcatctccacgttatggtaagaggcgtgacctttccgggcaaggttcgctaagctgctgtcgaatcacaacacaggaaccgctggcacaatcagaactcgttacgtatttctgaaggagggacttcatagaacaaggaagtcatctgcccgtttttatgacagtggaaacagcggtatacagataagtaaattatgtgaaaaatactgtgtttttttacacgcgaaacatgaacacatgttatattgcacactataaacacaatcaaagcttcaaaaaaacacgaaaaacgggacctttaagtacaAAATACAAACTTCTAAATTTGTGACACCTTTCTTTTAGAATTGACAGGGAGTTTAATATGTCGCTTAATGCGATCCGTTGTCTTTTTTCGTGTTATCTCAATACCCAGCTTGTCCTGAAGAAAACAGGTCAGCATTGGTGGGTCGCCTGTATTGAAAAACACAGATAGAAGATGTGCATTGTGTAAGATTTAGTTCATTTAACACCATAGCAATGAGCCTACTCGAGGATGTGTGAGCTTACCACTTCTCTGTGTTGTCAAGGGGTTTGAGTGAATAACAAGCTCATTGAGCTTTGGAAACAATGCCACAGGCAACAATGCCTCTTCCTCAGCTATCTAGAGGGGAAAAAGTGGCAAATAGCTCTGCTgtcaatgactttattcagctgTCTATGTTTGTAGAAAATCAAATGCTTTTTTAACCAGTAGAAAATACACAGACCTCATTGTTGGCCAAATTCAGATGACGAAGTTCTGGAAAAGGCAGACAGAGATCCAAAGAGCCTCTATCCTCCTTTCTCTGATCATCATAGTATTTTAAGGAACCAGAATGCATTTCATGATATGCTTGGTCCTCCTATTGGATATACAGGTTACATTATAAAATGCTGATGAATACCCATGAtaaactgaatatatatatatatataaacaggaGACTTCCAATCCTACTTCCAATGTTTTTTCTGGTTTTTGCTGGCTCATAGTGATTTCAGAGACTATTTGGCAAAGAAAGGAAAACATTAACATACAAACAATTTGTTTTCCAACCTAAaatgcttttattattattattattattattattaaatatactaACACTTTATCCTCTTGTCATTCATCAGGCTTATGCTCTGTCCGATGCTCTGTGGAATAATGCCTGTCTGGTCATCTTGTAATGTTGCCATTTGTTCTAAGAATGGTACTCCTGAGATATAATTTCCTTGTAGGTTTAGATGACGGAGCCTAAACGCACAAAAAGTAAAGTAAGAAAAACTCATTTAAAAGAGAAAGTGAAAATCACTTAAATGGTTCCTAAACAATAAAATGTCAAACGTGAGCATCGTCATTTTGCATTTTCCTTATTTATTAGTTAACAcgtttataatttaaaatcaaaACAGAGCCCTCTAATCACTTAAACACATTAATGTTTACAACACGGGTAATTTCTTGTGCTACAGCACTGTTTCGTTTAAAAttctaaaagaacatttttgtgGCTGTGCCTCAAGGGGTCAGTCTCCACcaagaaaaatgaaataaaatagacTGATTTGATAGACTACCGAATGTTACTAATAACTGATTGTAATGAGTGCACATTTTGTTTAGAAAATTAGGATTATTGAAATTTTATTCTTGTAAGAGAATAAAAGTATCAAATGCTGGGTGGTATGatgatttttgcaaaataatATTGCTATTTTGGCAAATTattgttttcagaaaataaataaatatgattctACTACATTCCCTAATCACCTGCCACATGTAATGCAGGATTAGTTAAATTATCTGTCTTGCTTGGATGAAATGAATTCATTTGAACAACTTCAGAATCTCCAGAGTTATGCCACATATTACTCTAGAAACAGCTTACTAACCTTTGTAAGTTAGCAAGACTCATAAACACTCCTGGAGATGATAATTTGTTGTCATCAAGCATCAATACTTCTAGTTTTTGAAATTGCAAGGAACCCTCTTGTGTGCTTCCTAAGAAAGGAAAAAAGTTATGATAGggtcattttaaacattaaaaactaagCTGAATCTTTGTGTGTAGTTCTTTTACAAAACTCAGGAACTATGGATTCTATGTGTTTATAAATTTAGGCTAAAAGTCACTCGCAAGTCGTGACTAATGGTAAAGCTTTTAAAATAAAGGCTAAGCAAAGCATTTATAAGAACATATGCTGCTTAGATAAAGTCTTTAAGAAACTAAAGTAGTAAACATTTACTTTTCTCCAGGGCAGGTAGAAGGTCCAGCCATATTAAGTGGAAGCATCTGCAGTTGGTTTCCAGTTAGATGGAGCACTTTTAAATGTGCTAACAGGCctagatttaatatactttctCCTGTTATGTTATTAAAAGATAAATCCAAAAcctgtggggaaaaaaataatgtcaagttTTTTGATCATCACAATATTCTCAGTGACATCTGCTTTAATCATTTAAGAGCAGAATATGATCACAACCTTAAGCAAACTCACCTCCAATCTCTGGAATTCTTCAGCATGAATCTCAAAGTTATGGAGGCTGTTCAGTGACAGGTCCAATTCCCTC includes the following:
- the chrdl2 gene encoding chordin-like protein 2; translated protein: MSRVFWNMKKRMNYLRHLFILVIIRCFVQGETEAIRPGKMSDVFCTFKEKTYRPGESWHPYLEPFGFMFCMRCTCTELGHVKCNSIKCPVLRCENPVTNSQQCCPRCADEHRTPAGLRAPIKTCRYNGSIYQTGETFANHELFPSRQSNQCVMCTCSNGNIFCALKTCQPITCSSPVSVPDTCCLVCKESAIDINSASFEDGGQQLNRGVRHSVDQCAAEQVRGRSVRATPSTLRGSPRGLNLQTLHLKGAAETTVKILLQRKHQKACVYSGKTYSHGDVWHPALGKVLDCILCTCRDGFQECRRITCPNQYPCQNPIKIEGKCCKICPELKAENNRTECYLAQDNNSLLVYKVETSSAAQSEDKVRMIAIERQGATEVEVQVWKTVEGVLHLMETGDVQKKDLIEHPENYILLTTLDEDTWRKFKEEEDKQKDFSKIRSCEDGIKEVVKYLNPEQLDSLCTS